The Phoenix dactylifera cultivar Barhee BC4 chromosome 17, palm_55x_up_171113_PBpolish2nd_filt_p, whole genome shotgun sequence genome contains a region encoding:
- the LOC103714875 gene encoding probable protein S-acyltransferase 15 isoform X2, whose product MGDKKGRFLSLPVLLVISLMGFVYYTTVFVFIEDWLGLSTSLGFLNYLIFSWVAFMSLLSFFVAVIKDPGGVPTYFALDWENPPKHGVTSRYCDKCSTYKPPRSHHCRVCKRCVLKMDHHCVWISNCVGYGNYKPFIIFILHAATGSIYSTVIFVSSILQKDHDFSRTSRKLFYVLCGFVMISLSLTIGTLLGWHIYLLTHNMTTIEYREAVRAMWLARKSGQKYRHHFDLGVYKNLSQILGPNMFKWLCPMALGHLKNGTEFPISND is encoded by the exons ATGGGGGACAAGAAGGGCCGATTTCTGTCCCTTCCCGTTCTCTTGGTGATCTCGCTGATGGGGTTCGTTTACTACACGACGGTCTTTGTCTTCATCGAGGACTGGTTGGGCCTCAGCACATCTCTAGGGTTCCTTAATTATCTAATCTTTAGTTGGGTCGCTTTCATGAGCTTGCTGTCGTTCTTCGTCGCCGTCATCAAAGATCCCGGCGGCGTTCCCACTTATTTTGCCCTAGACTGGGAAAATCCCCCCAAACAT GGTGTAACCTCAAGATATTGTGATAAGTGCTCCACTTACAAGCCTCCTCGATCACACCATTGTCGAGTCTGCAAAAGGTGTGTGTTAAAAATG GATCATCATTGTGTCTGGATAAGTAATTGCGTGGGCTATGGAAACTATAAGCCCTTCATCATCTTTATCTTACATGCAGCTACAGGATCCATCTATTCTACG GTGATATTTGTGAGTAGTATCCTTCAAAAGGATCATGATTTCAGCAGAACTTCTCGCAAGCTTTTTTAT GTCTTATGCGGTTTTGTGATGATTAGCTTAAGCTTGACTATAGGTACTCTGCTGGGTTGGCACATATATCTCCTAACACACAACATGACAACCATAGAG TATCGAGAGGCTGTTCGAGCAATGTGGCTAGCTAGGAAAAGTGGTCAGAAGTATCGCCATCATTTTGACCTTGGTGTATATAAAAATCTTAGCCAG ATTCTAGGTCCAAATATGTTCAAATGGCTTTGCCCCATGGCATTAGGCCATCTCAAAAATGGGACGGAGTTTCCCATTTCAAATGACTGA
- the LOC103714875 gene encoding probable protein S-acyltransferase 15 isoform X1, whose translation MGDKKGRFLSLPVLLVISLMGFVYYTTVFVFIEDWLGLSTSLGFLNYLIFSWVAFMSLLSFFVAVIKDPGGVPTYFALDWENPPKHQGVTSRYCDKCSTYKPPRSHHCRVCKRCVLKMDHHCVWISNCVGYGNYKPFIIFILHAATGSIYSTVIFVSSILQKDHDFSRTSRKLFYVLCGFVMISLSLTIGTLLGWHIYLLTHNMTTIEYREAVRAMWLARKSGQKYRHHFDLGVYKNLSQILGPNMFKWLCPMALGHLKNGTEFPISND comes from the exons ATGGGGGACAAGAAGGGCCGATTTCTGTCCCTTCCCGTTCTCTTGGTGATCTCGCTGATGGGGTTCGTTTACTACACGACGGTCTTTGTCTTCATCGAGGACTGGTTGGGCCTCAGCACATCTCTAGGGTTCCTTAATTATCTAATCTTTAGTTGGGTCGCTTTCATGAGCTTGCTGTCGTTCTTCGTCGCCGTCATCAAAGATCCCGGCGGCGTTCCCACTTATTTTGCCCTAGACTGGGAAAATCCCCCCAAACAT CAGGGTGTAACCTCAAGATATTGTGATAAGTGCTCCACTTACAAGCCTCCTCGATCACACCATTGTCGAGTCTGCAAAAGGTGTGTGTTAAAAATG GATCATCATTGTGTCTGGATAAGTAATTGCGTGGGCTATGGAAACTATAAGCCCTTCATCATCTTTATCTTACATGCAGCTACAGGATCCATCTATTCTACG GTGATATTTGTGAGTAGTATCCTTCAAAAGGATCATGATTTCAGCAGAACTTCTCGCAAGCTTTTTTAT GTCTTATGCGGTTTTGTGATGATTAGCTTAAGCTTGACTATAGGTACTCTGCTGGGTTGGCACATATATCTCCTAACACACAACATGACAACCATAGAG TATCGAGAGGCTGTTCGAGCAATGTGGCTAGCTAGGAAAAGTGGTCAGAAGTATCGCCATCATTTTGACCTTGGTGTATATAAAAATCTTAGCCAG ATTCTAGGTCCAAATATGTTCAAATGGCTTTGCCCCATGGCATTAGGCCATCTCAAAAATGGGACGGAGTTTCCCATTTCAAATGACTGA